The following are from one region of the Marispirochaeta aestuarii genome:
- the rpsP gene encoding 30S ribosomal protein S16: MSVKIRLKRFGTKKRPYYRIVVMDSRAPRDGRAIEEVGLYHPIEVEEKQLSIKEERIREWISKGARPTDTVKRLLNKLNLYMK, translated from the coding sequence GTGAGCGTTAAGATCAGATTGAAAAGGTTCGGCACAAAGAAGAGGCCGTACTACCGGATTGTTGTAATGGATTCCCGCGCACCCCGGGACGGCCGCGCTATCGAAGAGGTCGGACTGTATCACCCTATCGAAGTGGAAGAGAAACAGTTGAGCATCAAGGAAGAGCGTATCCGTGAGTGGATTTCCAAGGGGGCTCGTCCTACAGACACTGTTAAGCGGCTTCTGAATAAGCTGAACCTCTACATGAAATAA
- a CDS encoding KH domain-containing protein: MEKDLVEYIAKSLVDDPAEVVVNVIEGEKSTILELRVSPDDIGKVIGKHGRIAKAVRTILSAAATKTGKRIVLEILD, from the coding sequence GTGGAAAAAGATCTCGTTGAGTATATTGCGAAATCTCTCGTGGACGACCCTGCTGAGGTCGTAGTCAATGTTATCGAAGGTGAGAAGTCCACTATTCTGGAACTGAGGGTCTCTCCCGACGATATCGGTAAAGTCATCGGTAAGCACGGTCGGATTGCCAAAGCTGTTCGAACGATACTGAGCGCTGCAGCGACGAAGACCGGCAAGAGGATCGTACTGGAAATTCTCGATTAA
- the rimM gene encoding ribosome maturation factor RimM (Essential for efficient processing of 16S rRNA) produces the protein MERITVARIGKTHGVKGYVKVNSFSGSYDHFGDIEEGTLVFRHGKEISVRIEEVVPFGDRVLLKFVGYDSPEAARTLTGGELWVDKKHAAPLGKDEYYIADLKGCSVFFGDRDCGSVIGVAETGQADLLEIKTPDRGFRYLPLKDEYVGGVDTKAGRIELKVDWILE, from the coding sequence ATGGAACGGATTACCGTCGCGCGGATCGGCAAAACCCATGGTGTAAAAGGCTACGTCAAGGTGAACAGCTTCTCCGGAAGCTACGATCATTTTGGCGACATCGAAGAGGGTACCCTGGTTTTCCGGCACGGTAAGGAGATCTCCGTTCGAATCGAGGAAGTCGTCCCTTTCGGCGACCGGGTGCTGCTGAAGTTTGTCGGCTACGATTCTCCGGAAGCCGCCCGTACTTTAACGGGCGGGGAGCTCTGGGTCGATAAAAAGCATGCCGCCCCGCTGGGAAAGGACGAATACTATATCGCCGATCTCAAAGGCTGTTCGGTTTTTTTTGGAGATCGGGACTGCGGTTCGGTTATCGGTGTAGCCGAAACAGGTCAGGCCGACCTGTTGGAGATCAAAACCCCGGACCGGGGATTCCGTTATCTGCCCCTCAAGGACGAGTACGTCGGCGGGGTGGATACAAAGGCCGGGAGGATTGAACTGAAGGTCGACTGGATTCTGGAATGA
- the trmD gene encoding tRNA (guanosine(37)-N1)-methyltransferase TrmD, translating to MKVSILTLFPEILEGYFSSSIMAKAVDRGLFSYRLINFREFAFDRHRTCDDAPYGGGAGMVLKPEPVAKALDSVGIAGKRVIYPSPSGRLFRQSMAEEFSREEELVIICGRYEGLDQRIIDRYVDDEVCVGDYVLSSGEVAAMVITDAVYRLREGIISAESLEEESFSDGLLEYPHYTRPEVFEGEKVPEILLSGHHEKIREWRMRQRLAKTLRNRPDLLENRNLDDGEKRLLEELREKQEIREERTHEYH from the coding sequence ATGAAGGTAAGTATCCTTACTCTTTTTCCGGAAATACTGGAGGGCTATTTTTCGTCCTCCATTATGGCGAAGGCTGTTGATCGGGGGCTTTTCTCTTACAGGCTGATCAACTTCCGGGAGTTCGCCTTCGACAGACACCGGACCTGTGATGATGCCCCCTACGGCGGCGGAGCCGGCATGGTTCTGAAGCCCGAACCGGTGGCAAAAGCCCTCGATTCGGTGGGGATCGCCGGAAAGCGGGTTATTTATCCCAGCCCCTCGGGACGATTGTTTCGCCAGTCCATGGCGGAAGAGTTCTCCCGGGAGGAAGAGCTGGTTATTATCTGCGGGCGTTACGAAGGCCTGGATCAGCGCATAATTGACCGTTATGTCGATGATGAGGTCTGTGTCGGTGATTATGTGCTCTCTTCGGGAGAAGTGGCGGCCATGGTCATAACAGATGCGGTGTATCGTCTGCGGGAGGGGATAATAAGTGCCGAGTCCCTGGAGGAGGAGAGCTTCTCCGACGGACTGCTCGAGTATCCCCATTACACGCGCCCTGAAGTCTTTGAGGGCGAAAAGGTGCCGGAGATTCTGTTGTCCGGGCATCATGAAAAGATACGGGAATGGCGAATGCGGCAGCGTCTGGCAAAGACCCTGCGAAACCGTCCGGATCTGCTTGAGAACAGGAACCTCGATGACGGGGAAAAGAGACTGTTAGAGGAACTGCGAGAAAAACAGGAAATCAGGGAGGAGAGAACCCATGAATACCATTAA
- the rplS gene encoding 50S ribosomal protein L19: protein MNTINAIEAEQMKENIDEFRIGDTVKVHFKIVEGTTERVQIFEGVVIAKNNSGIRKTFTVRKISYGVGVERVFPLHSPRVERVEVVRRGRVRRAKLYYLRSRVGKAAKVTELIRRKQQKSKAEQA, encoded by the coding sequence ATGAATACCATTAATGCCATTGAAGCTGAACAGATGAAGGAAAATATCGACGAGTTCCGCATTGGCGATACCGTTAAGGTCCACTTTAAGATTGTCGAAGGAACAACCGAGCGTGTTCAGATCTTCGAAGGTGTTGTAATTGCCAAAAACAACAGCGGAATCCGTAAAACCTTCACCGTCAGGAAGATTTCCTACGGCGTGGGTGTGGAGCGTGTATTCCCCCTTCACTCGCCACGGGTAGAGAGGGTCGAGGTTGTACGCCGCGGCCGTGTTCGCCGTGCCAAGCTGTACTACCTGAGAAGCAGAGTGGGTAAGGCTGCCAAGGTTACCGAACTTATCCGGCGGAAACAGCAGAAGTCCAAGGCCGAGCAGGCCTGA
- a CDS encoding EscU/YscU/HrcU family type III secretion system export apparatus switch protein: protein MKNARQERAVSLKYDPALPAPFVTARAKGFLARRMVEIAEESGIPVISTGQTAEDLFFLEPGEFIPEYLFAVVAEIFAFIYSVQES, encoded by the coding sequence ATGAAGAACGCCAGGCAGGAAAGGGCTGTAAGTCTCAAGTACGATCCGGCATTACCGGCACCCTTCGTAACTGCCAGAGCAAAGGGATTTCTCGCCCGGCGTATGGTGGAGATTGCGGAAGAATCAGGGATTCCTGTAATATCTACAGGACAGACAGCGGAGGATCTCTTTTTCCTTGAACCCGGCGAATTTATCCCTGAGTATCTTTTTGCTGTAGTTGCGGAAATATTTGCATTTATATACAGTGTACAGGAATCCTGA
- a CDS encoding HD-GYP domain-containing protein, producing the protein MKKIPVDDLKAGMKFDQPVYIDGENILVPAEIRITEKDISRLRKWEIESVQTAGSVIDEEEERKTKEQTIHDLKESRTYKELLQIYLAAIKQINVLFATMKQGRRVTTREFNKVAELLFQTVKRCPTEMTGITIRTDKNHQGLAVSSVNCAILALVTGINLKLDNTKLHSLAVGALLHDIGMLKMPDAILNKTGDLHEAEYKTIYTHTVHSYNVITKELGYPEDIGLIALQHHERWDGKGYPHQISGEQIYILARVVSLVDSFEAMVRDKPYRDSMIGYSAMRQILNDNSRRFDSSIVKVFLKSMGIYPLGSVVILNDGSIGSVVRTHASVPLRPVVRILMDSDGKRYENDDGETIDLLETKTLFIVRAINPRELGNRQENR; encoded by the coding sequence ATGAAAAAAATACCAGTAGATGATCTGAAAGCCGGAATGAAGTTTGACCAGCCCGTGTATATAGACGGGGAGAATATCCTTGTGCCTGCGGAAATCCGCATTACCGAGAAGGACATTTCCCGTCTGCGAAAATGGGAAATAGAAAGTGTGCAGACCGCCGGTTCCGTTATTGACGAAGAGGAAGAGCGCAAGACAAAGGAACAGACCATCCACGATCTCAAGGAGTCCCGCACCTACAAGGAGCTCCTGCAGATCTACCTGGCCGCTATAAAACAGATAAATGTTCTCTTTGCGACAATGAAGCAGGGAAGAAGGGTTACCACCAGGGAATTCAACAAGGTAGCGGAACTGCTGTTTCAGACCGTTAAACGGTGCCCGACGGAAATGACCGGGATAACTATCCGGACAGACAAGAACCATCAGGGACTGGCGGTCAGTTCCGTAAACTGTGCGATTCTCGCACTGGTAACCGGAATAAACCTTAAACTGGATAATACCAAGTTGCACAGTCTGGCGGTTGGAGCGCTTCTCCACGATATCGGAATGCTCAAGATGCCGGATGCGATTCTCAACAAGACAGGTGATCTGCACGAAGCGGAATATAAAACCATATATACCCACACGGTTCACTCCTACAACGTCATTACAAAAGAACTGGGATACCCTGAGGATATAGGTCTTATCGCATTGCAGCATCATGAACGGTGGGACGGAAAGGGGTATCCTCATCAGATTTCCGGTGAACAGATTTATATCCTGGCCCGTGTCGTGTCCCTGGTGGATTCTTTTGAGGCGATGGTGAGGGATAAGCCCTACCGGGACTCCATGATTGGCTACAGCGCCATGAGACAGATTCTCAACGATAATTCCAGGCGTTTCGACAGCAGCATAGTCAAGGTGTTTCTCAAGAGTATGGGTATCTACCCCCTGGGGAGTGTGGTTATTCTGAATGATGGTTCAATAGGAAGTGTGGTCCGTACCCATGCATCCGTGCCTCTCAGACCGGTTGTCAGAATCCTGATGGACAGCGACGGCAAGCGGTATGAAAACGATGATGGTGAAACCATCGATCTTCTTGAAACTAAAACCCTTTTTATAGTACGGGCTATAAATCCCAGGGAGCTGGGAAACAGGCAGGAGAACAGATGA
- a CDS encoding YraN family protein has protein sequence MNRSQQGRSGEQEAACYLQNLGHDIVTRNYSARNGEIDLITSLDERLHFVEVKKWILPRENLEFSINRRKIHRIRRTAEDFLAKNSRFRNWEKQFDVVYISETDRCVHYIPQAFEGGAE, from the coding sequence ATGAATCGGTCACAGCAGGGCAGGTCGGGAGAACAGGAAGCAGCCTGTTATCTGCAGAACCTGGGGCATGATATTGTTACACGGAACTACTCTGCCCGAAACGGAGAAATCGATCTGATAACCAGCCTTGATGAACGTCTCCATTTTGTGGAGGTTAAGAAATGGATTCTACCCCGGGAAAATCTCGAGTTTTCCATAAACCGGCGTAAAATTCACCGAATCAGACGTACCGCCGAGGATTTTCTCGCAAAGAACAGCAGATTCCGGAATTGGGAAAAACAGTTTGACGTGGTATATATATCAGAAACGGACCGCTGCGTGCATTACATACCCCAGGCCTTTGAAGGTGGAGCAGAATGA